A window of Pirellula sp. SH-Sr6A contains these coding sequences:
- the tuf gene encoding elongation factor Tu, which yields MAKEQFERTKPHCNVGTIGHIDHGKTTTTGALLAVQAAKGLAQAKSYADIAKGGTVRDATKTVTIAASHVEYESENRHYAHIDCPGHADFIKNMITGAAQMDGAILVVSAADGPMPQTKEHVLLARQVDVPAIVVFLNKCDLVDDEELLELVELEIRELLSKNGFPGEETPIVRGNAKAAYDKPADPVASKCISDLIAAIDSFIPQPTREEDKPFLMAIEDVFSIEGRGTVATGRIERGMIKVGEEVEIVGLMEEKKKTTVTGVEQFRKEMKEGKAGDNVGCLLRGIKREDIERGQVLAKPNSVTPHKKFEAEVYCLSKDEGGRHTPFFSGYRPQFFFRTTDVTGTANLIGAEMCMPGDNVKVEVELQKTVAIDDGVRFAIREGGKTVGSGVVTKIIE from the coding sequence ATGGCCAAAGAGCAATTTGAACGTACCAAGCCCCACTGCAACGTAGGAACGATTGGTCACATCGACCACGGCAAGACAACCACCACCGGTGCGTTGCTCGCGGTTCAAGCTGCGAAGGGTTTGGCTCAAGCAAAGTCGTATGCGGATATCGCCAAGGGTGGTACGGTTCGGGATGCGACCAAGACGGTTACGATCGCTGCGTCGCACGTGGAGTACGAGTCGGAAAACCGACATTATGCTCACATCGACTGCCCTGGTCACGCGGACTTTATCAAGAACATGATCACCGGTGCCGCACAGATGGACGGCGCGATTTTGGTCGTGAGTGCAGCGGACGGCCCGATGCCTCAGACCAAGGAGCACGTTCTGCTTGCACGTCAGGTTGACGTTCCTGCGATCGTCGTGTTCTTGAACAAGTGCGATTTGGTGGACGACGAAGAGTTGTTGGAACTTGTTGAGTTGGAAATTCGCGAGCTCCTTAGCAAGAACGGTTTCCCAGGGGAAGAGACCCCTATCGTTCGCGGCAACGCCAAGGCTGCTTACGATAAGCCAGCGGATCCTGTTGCTAGCAAGTGCATCAGCGACTTGATCGCAGCAATCGACTCGTTCATTCCACAACCGACCCGTGAAGAAGACAAGCCATTCTTGATGGCGATCGAAGACGTTTTCTCGATTGAAGGTCGGGGAACGGTAGCGACCGGTCGTATCGAGCGCGGCATGATCAAGGTCGGTGAAGAAGTCGAAATCGTCGGCTTGATGGAAGAAAAGAAGAAGACCACCGTCACGGGTGTTGAGCAGTTCCGCAAGGAAATGAAGGAAGGCAAGGCCGGGGACAACGTCGGTTGCCTTCTCCGCGGTATTAAGCGTGAAGACATCGAGCGTGGTCAAGTTTTGGCGAAGCCAAACTCGGTTACCCCGCACAAGAAGTTCGAAGCCGAAGTTTATTGCTTGAGCAAAGACGAAGGTGGGCGTCACACCCCGTTCTTCTCGGGATACCGACCTCAGTTCTTCTTCCGCACCACCGACGTGACCGGAACCGCGAATTTGATCGGCGCAGAAATGTGCATGCCTGGCGACAACGTCAAGGTTGAAGTCGAGTTGCAGAAGACCGTTGCGATTGATGACGGTGTACGCTTCGCGATTCGCGAAGGGGGCAAGACGGTAGGATCGGGTGTTGTCACCAAGATCATCGAGTAA
- the folE gene encoding GTP cyclohydrolase I FolE, which yields MISKPTHPVLDQGEESVAIPLRSSKSHNETKSPVDHKRIERAVREILIAVGEDPDREGLLETPARVARMYAEVFAGLHKDPRVHLSRVFTEGYDEIVLLKDIDFHSMCEHHLLPFHGRAHVGYLPNGKVVGLSKMARVVDEVARKPQVQERMTETIADMMEQELGARGVVVMIEASHSCMTMRGIKKSGGMCVTSAMRGVFRENLSSRAEILGLIMNQRHG from the coding sequence ATGATAAGCAAGCCAACCCATCCGGTATTGGATCAGGGCGAGGAGAGCGTTGCGATTCCTCTCCGGTCGAGCAAGTCCCACAACGAAACGAAGTCACCCGTGGATCACAAACGAATCGAACGAGCGGTTCGCGAGATATTGATAGCCGTAGGAGAGGATCCGGACCGCGAGGGGTTGCTCGAGACCCCGGCTCGGGTAGCCCGCATGTATGCCGAGGTGTTCGCGGGGTTACACAAGGATCCGCGGGTCCATTTGAGCCGTGTTTTCACGGAGGGTTATGACGAAATCGTATTGTTGAAAGACATCGATTTTCACAGCATGTGCGAACATCACTTGCTCCCGTTTCACGGTCGTGCCCATGTAGGGTATTTGCCGAATGGGAAGGTGGTAGGGTTGAGCAAGATGGCGCGTGTGGTGGACGAAGTCGCCCGCAAGCCGCAGGTTCAGGAGCGAATGACCGAGACCATCGCCGACATGATGGAGCAGGAATTGGGGGCTCGCGGCGTGGTTGTCATGATTGAAGCGAGTCATTCCTGCATGACGATGCGCGGCATCAAGAAGTCGGGTGGCATGTGCGTGACCAGTGCGATGCGGGGTGTATTCCGGGAGAATCTTTCCTCGCGCGCCGAGATTCTCGGGTTGATCATGAACCAGCGGCACGGATAG
- a CDS encoding MazG nucleotide pyrophosphohydrolase domain-containing protein, whose amino-acid sequence MTNQLDSDVSLRDFQTLIRTMYFEKDAERGVSGTFMWLMEEIGELASALRANNDRENLEEEFADVVAWLTTIANVAGVDLAQALTKKYGAGCPGCKKLACDCPMSEKP is encoded by the coding sequence ATGACGAACCAACTAGACTCCGACGTCTCTCTCCGTGATTTCCAAACCCTCATCCGGACCATGTACTTCGAGAAAGATGCCGAGCGCGGCGTTTCCGGTACGTTCATGTGGCTCATGGAAGAAATAGGAGAACTCGCCTCCGCTCTTCGCGCCAACAACGATCGAGAGAACCTCGAAGAAGAATTTGCCGACGTCGTGGCTTGGCTCACCACCATCGCCAACGTAGCTGGGGTCGATCTCGCTCAAGCCCTTACAAAGAAATACGGGGCAGGCTGTCCAGGCTGCAAAAAGCTAGCCTGCGATTGCCCGATGAGCGAAAAACCTTGA
- a CDS encoding tetratricopeptide repeat protein translates to MPNHRTNPWRLLALGALSVSIASGCKTSPGVKSSIWPTQKVGADAVTSPGVGGTLASTTKAVKGQFSSMGTAVTSAYGKAKTAITAPFSAPTTTEAAAPNSATAPLAKTGSIGPEVYVMTGQLHESKGDYAKALDSYSKALEAEPKNISALLSMARLYDRQNEKDKSISFFNKAIEVAPNNAASYSELGAIYVKSGNLNAAKEQFQKAVNLDPKNANHRSALAGVLLDMGNADGAMAELAQVHQPAMANYQMAYLHFSRKNVPATQQYLGAALQIDPNLKPARDLLASMGGGQSLQNLAQQGNQWMGQAQGVMQQASAISTNVQTLMQTPVGAAAPQAAAGQSTAGLPSAAAAATPSFALPPPPQSAQQPDASMFR, encoded by the coding sequence ATGCCAAACCACAGAACGAACCCTTGGCGGCTTCTCGCTTTGGGAGCACTCTCTGTTTCGATTGCGAGCGGATGCAAAACGTCACCCGGTGTGAAGTCGTCGATTTGGCCGACCCAAAAGGTAGGCGCCGACGCGGTGACGTCCCCGGGAGTGGGGGGAACACTCGCCTCGACGACCAAAGCGGTGAAGGGACAGTTTTCTTCGATGGGAACCGCCGTCACTTCCGCTTATGGCAAGGCGAAGACAGCGATCACCGCTCCCTTCAGCGCTCCCACCACCACCGAGGCAGCAGCCCCTAACAGCGCGACGGCACCTTTGGCCAAGACCGGTTCGATCGGTCCGGAAGTTTACGTCATGACAGGGCAGTTGCATGAATCGAAAGGGGACTACGCCAAGGCGCTGGACAGCTACAGCAAAGCGTTGGAAGCCGAGCCCAAGAACATCTCGGCACTCCTGAGCATGGCCCGCCTTTACGATCGACAAAACGAAAAAGACAAATCGATTAGCTTCTTCAACAAAGCCATCGAAGTCGCTCCGAACAACGCGGCGAGCTACTCAGAACTCGGGGCGATCTATGTCAAATCCGGAAACTTGAACGCGGCCAAGGAACAGTTTCAAAAAGCAGTCAACTTGGATCCCAAAAACGCGAACCATCGATCGGCCCTCGCAGGCGTCCTGCTCGACATGGGGAACGCGGATGGTGCAATGGCCGAGCTCGCTCAGGTGCATCAACCTGCAATGGCCAATTATCAAATGGCCTACCTCCATTTCAGTCGCAAAAACGTCCCTGCTACCCAGCAGTATTTGGGAGCCGCTCTTCAGATCGACCCGAATCTGAAACCAGCTCGCGATTTGCTCGCCAGCATGGGAGGTGGTCAATCGCTCCAAAATCTGGCCCAACAGGGGAATCAGTGGATGGGGCAGGCGCAAGGCGTTATGCAGCAAGCCTCGGCGATCTCCACCAATGTCCAAACCTTGATGCAAACACCGGTGGGAGCCGCTGCTCCCCAAGCAGCAGCTGGCCAATCGACCGCCGGATTGCCAAGTGCCGCTGCAGCCGCGACGCCATCCTTTGCGCTCCCACCCCCTCCCCAGAGCGCCCAGCAGCCCGATGCGAGCATGTTTCGCTAA
- a CDS encoding Gfo/Idh/MocA family protein, translating into MPRETHPLASSRTGSHPSSPEFASAIDSKPKDAPNNNLGDQQGGTGPHRRQLLKGCVQASLAFAVPTIIPASVLGRDGGVAANDRIELGVIGIGPRCRYVLAPILKFADVRCSVIADVQATRRTEGKALVDQAYGNSDCKTLRDFREVLGQKNIDAVLIATGDRWHATASMLAAEAGKDIYCEKPCGLTVDYCQRIDQTIQNTKRVFQAGTQRRSVPNFQQVIAMAHRGELGKIQKLVASVYVPTIDTAWLPGQPTPDREVCDWNMWLGPAPWRPYNEQYVSGKWRGQWDFDSGARLLDWGAHTVDLCQWANQSDGTMPIEYRPHEKGITCRYDNGVILEIDFLETPFGKRPGWIQSNGTCPIRIEGEAGWVETGDSGEIHVHRDGKTVDISQGATRKNGLDVDLHARNFFDCMRSRTAPAANSTVMKRSHIACHAAATAWILQRPLRIDPVTERFVDDAEANRLIARPQRTDWA; encoded by the coding sequence ATGCCACGCGAAACGCACCCTCTCGCCTCGTCTCGAACTGGCTCCCACCCCTCTTCCCCGGAATTCGCATCGGCTATCGACTCAAAACCAAAAGATGCACCGAACAACAATCTGGGTGATCAACAAGGTGGGACTGGCCCACATCGACGACAACTGCTAAAAGGTTGCGTCCAAGCATCCCTCGCGTTTGCCGTCCCAACAATCATCCCCGCCTCGGTTCTAGGGCGGGATGGTGGTGTCGCTGCAAATGATCGAATCGAACTGGGCGTGATCGGAATCGGCCCCCGCTGTCGCTACGTTTTGGCCCCTATCTTGAAGTTCGCGGATGTGCGCTGCTCCGTCATCGCGGATGTTCAAGCCACTCGGCGAACGGAGGGCAAAGCATTGGTGGACCAAGCCTATGGGAATTCCGATTGCAAAACACTGCGGGATTTTCGCGAAGTCCTCGGACAAAAAAATATCGATGCCGTGCTCATCGCGACCGGAGATCGCTGGCACGCGACCGCCAGCATGCTCGCGGCCGAAGCAGGGAAAGACATTTACTGCGAGAAACCTTGCGGACTAACGGTCGATTACTGCCAACGCATCGATCAAACGATCCAGAACACCAAGCGGGTGTTCCAAGCTGGAACACAACGGCGAAGCGTCCCGAACTTTCAGCAAGTCATTGCGATGGCGCATCGGGGGGAATTGGGCAAGATCCAAAAATTGGTTGCCTCCGTTTATGTCCCCACGATCGACACCGCTTGGCTACCCGGTCAACCGACCCCTGACCGCGAAGTATGCGATTGGAATATGTGGCTCGGCCCCGCACCTTGGCGGCCCTACAACGAGCAATACGTCTCCGGCAAGTGGCGTGGTCAATGGGACTTCGATTCGGGCGCTCGGCTGCTGGATTGGGGTGCCCACACCGTCGATCTCTGCCAATGGGCCAATCAGTCCGACGGAACCATGCCGATCGAATACCGGCCTCACGAAAAGGGGATCACCTGTCGCTACGACAACGGAGTGATCTTGGAGATCGATTTCCTAGAAACCCCCTTTGGCAAACGCCCCGGTTGGATCCAGTCCAATGGAACTTGCCCGATCCGCATCGAAGGGGAAGCCGGTTGGGTCGAGACGGGGGATAGCGGCGAGATCCATGTGCACCGGGACGGTAAGACCGTGGACATCAGTCAGGGCGCGACGAGGAAGAACGGCCTCGATGTCGATCTCCACGCTAGGAACTTTTTCGACTGCATGAGAAGTCGGACCGCCCCGGCCGCCAATTCGACCGTGATGAAGCGATCGCACATCGCTTGCCATGCTGCTGCGACCGCTTGGATTCTCCAGCGTCCGCTTCGTATCGATCCGGTTACCGAGCGATTTGTCGACGATGCAGAAGCGAATCGATTGATCGCCCGTCCTCAGCGAACCGATTGGGCTTGA